The DNA segment GAAAGCGGCGGCCCTGCGCTCTTTAGCACCATGATCTTCTCCGCCGAGTCGCGCTACAACCAGTGGGTACGTGAGCATTACCGTTTTTTGCTGCGCAGCGCCTGGGCGCTGACGGGCTCGCGCGCCACCGCCGAAGACGTGGTGCAGGACTGCTTCACCAGCGCCTGGCGCTTCAGGCACCAGTTGCGGGACCAGAGCATGGCCCGTGCCTGGCTGTTCCAGATCATGCGCCGCCATGCCTTTCGCCACTTTGATCCTGCGCAACTACAGGCTCAGCCGCTGGATGAATCGAACGAAGAGAGCATCAACCACCACGATGCGCTGGATGCGCAGCTGGACGTGGTCAAGGCGCTGGGACGCATCGCTCCTATTCACCGCGAAGTGCTGGTGCTTTACTACTTTGACGACATGACCACGGCGTTGATGGCCGAGGCGCTGGACATTGCCCCCGGCACCGTGCTCTCGCGTCTGGCAAGGGCGCGTGATGCGCTCAAGACCGCGCTGCAAGAGCCTGCACGCGCAGCAGTTCCCCGCCATGACGACTCTTCTTCCGCCCCCGCTGCGGCCAGCGTGATTCCGCTGAGAAAGCGCACACCATGAAACACCAA comes from the Comamonas sp. 26 genome and includes:
- a CDS encoding RNA polymerase sigma factor, which translates into the protein MIFSAESRYNQWVREHYRFLLRSAWALTGSRATAEDVVQDCFTSAWRFRHQLRDQSMARAWLFQIMRRHAFRHFDPAQLQAQPLDESNEESINHHDALDAQLDVVKALGRIAPIHREVLVLYYFDDMTTALMAEALDIAPGTVLSRLARARDALKTALQEPARAAVPRHDDSSSAPAAASVIPLRKRTP